Proteins encoded in a region of the Methanobrevibacter millerae genome:
- a CDS encoding DHA2 family efflux MFS transporter permease subunit: MEFENKSGLITLIILIMASAVTLISQSIVTTSLPYYMDDFAVSSATAQWTYSVFLLVIGVMIPPTAYITKRFKIKTILITSLILFIIGSLLCFLSTNFEMLIVGRILEAMGTGILMPIGQILIFRIMPEEKWGFFMGLMGFLVGIVPAMGPTIGGIIIDLFNWRVIFEFLAIITVVILVLSILLANFELETQNYPLDFPSLILSIIFCVGLMIGFSNIAEFGFSFIHVILPIIIGILTLIIFVKRQNKIENPLVNLIVLKNKYFVYGTVFAALLYFMMCGINVMVPLFVQNVAYYSPTESGLILFPAAIIMIVFNFISPIMADKIGIKPVLIASSIMNIIGFACMMTYNMNSTFEYLLATQLIRGIGCGLGLSPAITWAMSVVAGDVEDATAVNNTTRQVVGAIGSSVTVVIMQILANGKITHNQFSVNSFSMTSLMMIIITVVLLIITILFIKNKNDIVDD, encoded by the coding sequence ATGGAATTTGAAAATAAAAGTGGATTAATAACTTTGATTATACTTATTATGGCTTCTGCAGTTACATTAATCTCACAAAGTATTGTAACAACAAGTTTGCCTTATTATATGGATGATTTTGCTGTATCTTCAGCAACTGCGCAATGGACATACTCAGTATTTCTGTTGGTGATTGGAGTAATGATTCCGCCAACTGCATATATTACAAAAAGATTTAAAATTAAAACAATATTGATAACATCACTCATTCTTTTTATCATTGGATCCCTGCTTTGTTTTTTATCAACAAACTTTGAAATGTTAATTGTTGGAAGAATCTTGGAAGCTATGGGAACTGGTATTTTAATGCCAATCGGTCAAATATTAATCTTTAGAATAATGCCTGAAGAAAAATGGGGATTTTTCATGGGATTAATGGGATTTCTTGTTGGAATTGTGCCTGCAATGGGACCTACAATCGGCGGAATTATAATTGACTTATTTAATTGGAGAGTTATTTTTGAATTTTTAGCGATAATAACTGTAGTAATTCTAGTTTTATCAATACTCCTTGCAAACTTTGAACTTGAAACCCAAAATTATCCTTTGGATTTCCCATCATTGATATTGTCAATAATATTCTGTGTAGGGTTGATGATAGGATTTTCAAATATTGCAGAGTTTGGATTCAGCTTTATTCATGTGATTTTACCAATAATCATTGGAATATTGACATTAATAATATTTGTTAAACGTCAAAACAAAATTGAAAATCCGCTTGTTAACTTAATAGTACTGAAAAATAAATATTTTGTATATGGGACTGTTTTTGCAGCATTGCTATACTTTATGATGTGTGGAATCAATGTAATGGTGCCGTTGTTTGTACAAAATGTTGCATATTACTCTCCAACAGAATCCGGACTCATATTGTTCCCTGCAGCAATAATCATGATTGTGTTCAATTTCATAAGCCCTATAATGGCTGATAAGATTGGAATAAAGCCAGTTTTAATAGCCTCATCAATTATGAATATTATTGGATTTGCTTGTATGATGACTTATAACATGAATTCCACTTTCGAATATCTGTTGGCTACTCAGTTAATCCGGGGAATCGGCTGTGGGCTTGGTTTATCACCTGCAATTACTTGGGCAATGAGTGTTGTTGCAGGTGATGTTGAGGATGCAACTGCAGTCAACAATACCACAAGGCAGGTTGTAGGAGCTATTGGATCATCAGTTACAGTTGTGATAATGCAGATATTGGCAAATGGAAAAATTACTCATAATCAGTTTTCCGTTAATTCATTTAGTATGACTTCATTAATGATGATAATAATAACTGTGGTCTTGTTAATAATAACAATTCTGTTTATAAAAAATAAAAATGACATTGTGGATGATTAA
- a CDS encoding helix-turn-helix domain-containing protein yields the protein MKKIKDYDDNCPIDDTLKLISKKWVIFIIRDIFLGKKQFSEFLEEKTLSNRVLTDTLKFMEDNDLITKQVFENDIKTEYSLTQKGFNLNKILYNMLEYGINEVNSGNLSEKQKEELLNEYETLFKIND from the coding sequence ATGAAAAAAATCAAAGATTATGATGACAATTGCCCTATTGATGATACCTTAAAATTAATATCCAAAAAATGGGTGATATTTATCATTAGAGACATATTTTTAGGAAAAAAACAATTCAGCGAATTTTTAGAAGAAAAAACATTAAGTAACAGAGTATTGACAGACACACTCAAATTCATGGAAGACAATGATTTAATTACGAAACAAGTTTTTGAAAATGACATCAAAACGGAATATTCACTAACACAAAAAGGATTCAATTTAAATAAAATTCTATATAATATGCTGGAATATGGCATTAATGAGGTAAACAGTGGAAATTTATCTGAAAAACAAAAAGAAGAATTATTAAATGAATATGAAACACTTTTTAAAATCAATGATTAA
- a CDS encoding ATP-binding protein, translating to MIQRKDYIDKINPFVNKHIIKVLIGTRRSGKSTILKQIIDSLIKQGIPKENIVWMNFELSDYFEIDNIKKLEEFISHKTENIDGKIYLFFDEIQVVPQWEKLINSYFAKENYDIYITGSNSKLLSGEFATYLSGRYVELNIYPFSFREYLDYYEITSDFKSHFYRYLEDGGMPSTFDYNGEDKRLILIDLYNSIVLKDIIQRNNVKNVDLLDRIIRFVMYNISQPFSANKIHKRLKQDMVSLSVNTIYNYLKYFENACLIYQLKREDLQGKRILKYDEKYYLCDLGFRQAIIGNNQRDITRVIENIVYLELLRRGYEITMGKVDNLEVDFVCKKQNKLIYIQVSYLLASEETIEREFKPLKKISDNYPKYVITMDDVDMSHEGIIHLNLIDFLMDNEMI from the coding sequence ATTATCCAAAGAAAAGATTATATTGATAAAATCAATCCTTTTGTAAATAAACATATTATTAAAGTTTTAATTGGAACAAGACGTTCCGGCAAGTCAACCATATTAAAACAAATTATTGATTCATTAATAAAACAAGGAATCCCAAAGGAGAATATTGTTTGGATGAACTTTGAATTAAGTGATTATTTTGAAATTGATAATATTAAAAAGCTTGAAGAGTTTATATCTCATAAAACTGAAAATATTGACGGTAAGATTTATCTATTTTTTGATGAGATACAGGTTGTTCCCCAATGGGAAAAATTAATCAATTCTTACTTTGCAAAAGAAAATTATGACATATATATTACTGGATCAAACTCAAAATTACTGTCCGGGGAATTTGCCACATATTTATCCGGCCGCTATGTGGAATTAAACATATATCCATTTTCTTTTAGGGAATATCTTGATTACTATGAAATTACATCTGATTTTAAATCTCATTTTTACAGATATTTGGAAGATGGAGGTATGCCTTCAACATTTGACTATAATGGTGAGGATAAAAGATTAATTCTAATTGATTTATACAATTCCATTGTCCTTAAAGATATAATTCAAAGAAATAATGTTAAAAATGTTGACCTGTTGGATAGGATTATAAGATTTGTAATGTATAATATTAGCCAGCCCTTTTCTGCAAATAAAATTCATAAAAGACTAAAGCAGGATATGGTAAGCTTATCTGTAAATACAATTTACAATTATCTGAAATACTTTGAAAACGCATGTCTGATTTATCAACTAAAGCGTGAAGATTTACAGGGTAAAAGAATATTGAAATATGATGAAAAATATTATCTATGTGATTTGGGTTTTAGACAAGCAATAATAGGAAACAATCAAAGGGATATCACTCGTGTAATCGAAAATATTGTTTATTTGGAACTTTTAAGAAGAGGATATGAAATCACCATGGGTAAAGTTGATAACTTGGAAGTGGATTTTGTATGCAAAAAACAAAATAAACTCATTTATATTCAAGTTTCTTATTTATTGGCAAGTGAAGAAACTATTGAAAGAGAATTTAAACCATTAAAGAAGATTTCAGATAATTATCCGAAATATGTAATAACTATGGATGATGTGGATATGTCTCATGAGGGAATCATTCATTTGAATTTAATTGATTTTTTAATGGATAATGAAATGATTTAG
- a CDS encoding C69 family dipeptidase — protein sequence MIKFKYFSKKSIILILCLVILCSIQACTACTAVYVGPDASDDGSVIVARSNDYPAVWANHIEVTPAVENQPGRVMPVSEYGSVKTEIPANTYQYTSTPYMDSTVAATGYSHDAAAATNEKGVAMTMSVTAYPNSAALRADPLISGGICEDAAVDLVICQSGTAREGVNVLCGIIDRYGSSESNIAFIVDQNEAWYIEMYTGHQYAAVKLPRDKVAVFGNEFSLEYLSDYEDHIISKGLFSLAEQRGFAVHGKNNEINLFHTYSGNQKTTDYSHRRTWIGHHILAPSKFSAEYNHNTMYPLCFTPDKKVSLQDVSQLMRNRFEGTKYSPDETGNTDIRVIGTDTALSAHIIQVFSNLPAEMSCVSWVSSGPQVYGVFVPVSNDCIYVGGAYGANQPASQKNVFDINYPYYLFKDICSRCLGPSNYKTYGEPVKDFWYKSESNMFISMSRVLSAAAKMTDKNSRANYITSYCNDMMGKAFETGKEIRQIIQNGVPPRNLNLDASKFSVVPAVPGDHSTEIIIKTTDLVKVYRNGTQFYATIMDGEGKYVPRGAVVTFSVCGVLYNRVVGENGLVKININLNPRNYNIMTYYGGASAMNAIDVLPTLISRNLVKHYMNDSQFFIKLVDGQENPSAGKVISMNINGVFYDRTTNQDGIAKLNIRLIPGKYILTATDPNTGLMMSYIITVLPILTASDMKMTYLDGSQFKVKVVDGHGNPKDNVSVIFNINGVFYNRTTDASGVARLNINLMPGEYIITSEYETARVSNIITIMAKD from the coding sequence ATGATAAAATTTAAATATTTTTCTAAAAAATCGATAATTTTAATTTTATGTCTGGTAATATTATGCAGTATACAGGCATGTACAGCATGTACAGCCGTATATGTAGGTCCAGATGCTAGTGATGACGGTTCAGTAATTGTTGCAAGATCAAATGACTATCCTGCCGTTTGGGCAAATCATATTGAGGTGACTCCTGCTGTAGAAAATCAGCCTGGTCGAGTCATGCCTGTAAGTGAGTATGGATCAGTAAAAACGGAAATCCCGGCAAATACTTACCAATACACTTCAACACCATATATGGATAGTACGGTAGCGGCTACGGGTTATTCTCATGATGCGGCCGCTGCTACTAATGAAAAAGGAGTAGCCATGACCATGTCTGTTACAGCATATCCAAACAGTGCCGCTTTGAGAGCAGATCCGTTAATATCTGGTGGAATTTGTGAAGATGCTGCAGTAGACCTTGTGATTTGTCAGAGTGGAACTGCCAGAGAAGGTGTTAATGTTCTTTGTGGAATCATTGACAGATATGGAAGCAGTGAATCCAATATTGCTTTTATTGTCGACCAGAATGAAGCATGGTATATAGAGATGTATACAGGACATCAGTATGCTGCGGTGAAATTGCCAAGGGACAAGGTGGCAGTTTTCGGTAATGAATTTTCTTTAGAGTACTTATCTGACTATGAAGACCATATTATATCTAAAGGACTATTTAGTCTTGCAGAACAAAGGGGTTTTGCTGTACATGGTAAGAATAATGAAATTAATCTCTTTCATACATATTCTGGAAATCAGAAGACTACAGATTATTCCCACAGGAGAACCTGGATTGGACACCACATTTTAGCCCCTTCAAAATTCAGTGCCGAATATAATCATAATACTATGTATCCTCTATGTTTCACACCAGATAAGAAGGTTTCACTGCAGGACGTCTCTCAGCTTATGCGCAATAGATTTGAAGGAACAAAATATTCTCCTGATGAGACGGGTAACACTGATATTAGGGTGATTGGAACTGATACTGCACTAAGCGCTCATATTATACAGGTGTTTTCAAATCTTCCTGCAGAAATGTCATGTGTCAGCTGGGTCAGCAGCGGTCCACAGGTCTATGGAGTCTTTGTACCTGTATCCAATGATTGTATATATGTTGGTGGGGCTTATGGAGCTAATCAGCCTGCAAGTCAAAAAAATGTCTTTGATATAAATTATCCATATTATCTCTTTAAGGATATCTGCTCTCGCTGTTTAGGACCAAGCAACTACAAAACTTATGGCGAGCCTGTCAAGGATTTCTGGTATAAATCCGAAAGCAATATGTTCATTTCAATGAGTAGAGTACTCTCAGCAGCAGCAAAAATGACTGATAAGAATAGCAGGGCAAATTATATCACTTCATACTGTAATGATATGATGGGTAAAGCATTTGAAACAGGAAAAGAAATACGTCAAATTATTCAAAATGGAGTGCCTCCAAGGAATTTGAATCTTGATGCATCAAAATTCAGTGTTGTTCCTGCAGTACCCGGAGACCACTCTACCGAAATTATCATTAAGACAACAGATCTTGTTAAAGTGTATAGAAATGGAACACAATTCTATGCAACTATCATGGACGGTGAAGGAAAATATGTGCCTAGAGGGGCTGTAGTTACTTTCAGTGTTTGTGGTGTATTGTATAATCGTGTAGTCGGTGAAAACGGTTTGGTTAAAATAAATATTAATCTTAATCCACGCAATTATAATATAATGACTTATTATGGTGGAGCAAGTGCTATGAATGCAATTGATGTATTGCCTACATTGATATCCAGAAACCTGGTGAAACATTATATGAACGACTCTCAGTTCTTTATCAAATTGGTTGACGGACAGGAAAATCCCTCTGCAGGCAAAGTTATTAGCATGAACATCAACGGAGTATTTTATGACCGTACAACTAATCAGGATGGTATAGCTAAGTTGAATATCAGATTAATTCCTGGTAAATATATACTGACTGCAACCGATCCGAATACAGGATTAATGATGTCATATATTATTACAGTATTGCCTATTTTAACGGCAAGTGATATGAAAATGACCTATTTAGATGGAAGTCAATTTAAAGTAAAAGTGGTTGATGGTCATGGAAACCCAAAGGATAATGTAAGTGTAATATTCAACATCAATGGAGTATTCTATAACAGAACTACAGATGCATCGGGAGTTGCCCGTTTGAACATTAATTTGATGCCTGGTGAGTACATTATTACTTCAGAGTATGAAACCGCTAGAGTTTCAAACATAATAACTATAATGGCAAAGGATTGA
- a CDS encoding ATP-binding protein, whose translation MLIIEEPEVHLHPKNQRILVKYIVRATIVD comes from the coding sequence TTGTTAATCATTGAAGAACCTGAAGTTCATTTACATCCCAAAAATCAAAGAATACTTGTCAAATACATTGTCCGTGCAACAATAGTGGATTAA
- a CDS encoding methanogenesis marker 8 protein, with product MNDRHVIEALGKAEVVIENGKITYIGEPVVDYCSIFDNGQHKGDLTKEFIKSNIEKRIDEFGMCTPQRSIDVEDTMSFGTSETLKTNMIKGNIDCVVGACEGVGTLLINDAEIVQGVGGRVSALISTTPIKEVMEKVGRENVLNPETAELNPLKGLEMAIERGYKNIAITIIPTEMVKDLRQYPKPDDVNIYIFVAHTTNVSKKEAEMLFDYADVISGCSSINMRQTAEERKPYYSGKKVPLYAVSENGKKLLNERLEYIGYELCEKKYPQDFTQSPKPLI from the coding sequence ATGAATGATAGACATGTAATTGAAGCATTAGGAAAAGCCGAAGTCGTAATAGAAAATGGAAAAATAACTTACATTGGAGAACCGGTAGTTGATTACTGTTCCATATTTGACAATGGTCAGCATAAAGGTGATTTGACAAAAGAATTTATTAAATCCAATATTGAAAAAAGAATTGATGAATTTGGAATGTGCACTCCTCAAAGATCAATTGATGTTGAAGACACAATGAGTTTTGGGACCAGCGAAACATTAAAAACCAATATGATTAAGGGCAATATTGATTGTGTAGTTGGAGCATGCGAAGGAGTCGGAACATTGCTTATTAATGATGCAGAAATTGTTCAGGGAGTGGGGGGAAGAGTTTCAGCATTGATAAGCACTACTCCAATCAAAGAAGTGATGGAGAAAGTTGGGAGAGAAAATGTTTTAAATCCTGAAACTGCAGAGTTAAATCCATTAAAAGGTCTTGAAATGGCAATTGAAAGAGGATATAAAAACATTGCAATAACAATTATTCCAACAGAAATGGTTAAGGATTTAAGGCAATATCCAAAACCGGATGATGTCAACATTTATATTTTTGTAGCACATACAACCAATGTTTCCAAAAAGGAAGCAGAAATGTTATTCGATTATGCTGATGTGATTTCAGGATGCTCATCTATAAACATGAGGCAAACAGCTGAAGAGAGAAAGCCATATTATTCTGGAAAAAAAGTTCCATTGTATGCAGTATCTGAAAATGGAAAAAAATTGCTCAATGAAAGATTGGAATATATTGGATATGAATTATGTGAAAAAAAGTATCCTCAGGATTTCACTCAAAGTCCAAAACCATTAATCTAA